From one Triticum urartu cultivar G1812 chromosome 3, Tu2.1, whole genome shotgun sequence genomic stretch:
- the LOC125547053 gene encoding early nodulin-93-like, with protein sequence MSLTATVTLGHLENKLTLAKRCSREATFARAKATAIAMVASAVPTLASVRMLPWAKANLNPTGQALIICTVAGMAYFIAADKTILSLARRHSYESAPDHLKDTSFHVAAAAARPRPPAFLRP encoded by the exons ATGTCGTTGACGGCCACCGTCACCCTCGGCCACCTCGAGAACAAGCTCACGCTCGCCAAACGCTGCTCTAGAG AGGCGACGTTCGCCAGAGCAAAGGCAACGGCCATCGCCATGGTCGCGTCTGCGGTCCCAACG CTGGCGAGCGTGAGGATGCTGCCGTGGGCCAAGGCGAACCTGAACCCCACCGGCCAGGCCCTCATCATCTGCACCGTCGCTGGGATGGCATACTTCATTGCCGCCGACAAGACGATCCTCTCGCTGGCGAGGAGGCACTCGTACGAGAGCGCCCCCGACCACCTCAAGGACACCTCCTTCCATGTCGCCGCCGCTGCAGCCCGTCCCCGTCCGCCGGCGTTCTTAAGGCCTTGA